A DNA window from Bradyrhizobium sp. CCBAU 53421 contains the following coding sequences:
- a CDS encoding DUF3551 domain-containing protein — protein sequence MAPASARDYPWCVQGRGVGYPGDCMYQTRAQCLASASGRNVTCGINPRAAFARQRSAYPARR from the coding sequence ATGGCTCCCGCAAGCGCTCGGGACTATCCATGGTGCGTGCAGGGAAGGGGTGTTGGATATCCCGGCGATTGCATGTACCAAACCCGCGCTCAGTGCCTGGCATCGGCGTCAGGGCGAAACGTGACGTGCGGCATCAACCCTCGCGCAGCTTTCGCTCGGCAACGGTCGGCGTATCCGGCAAGGCGCTGA